The Scomber japonicus isolate fScoJap1 chromosome 12, fScoJap1.pri, whole genome shotgun sequence sequence TCgcttaaatgacaaaaaacatattttctctatGATTTAATTGTATCTAACGATTTAgataattttgtatttatttgcttgGGCTTTGAGATATGTGTACAAAAGTGAATGGACTCTCATTTCTGGTGCTCACAACATTGTACTTctacattacattaaatattcattagcAACACTCAAAATTAGATTTCAGGGGGGGaaagtattatttattacaaGATTAGCACTGATCTGTTAAGACAGGTGCATGGAAATAGTGAAAGCGAAGGCAATACAACTCAAGTATTATCAGAGTTGGATTAACATATTGCTAAATTTGTAGGTAACATCACCTTTCTCAAACTGAGCCCTACAATTCAAACCAGCAAAAATAATACAGAGAGAATATGTGGTCTCTCTGTGTGAAATAACAGTTAGCAAACCCATTGAACTACCTCACAGGCAGTCTTGAGCCTTTCCACCAGCACTCGCAAATAATCTGATGGGCATGCATTTAGCATCTTTCACAGGAGACAacttatcatttaaaaaaaaagaaccataTGCTATCGTGAGCGTCTGACATCGGCCTTCACCACATTCACATGACCCCACCACAGTCTTCTTGCTGCAGTGAGGCTGCAGTTGAATGcactttgaaatacatttttaaacaataaagtATTATGCTAACATTAAGCTCACAGAATATGCTGTTCTAAACATCAGTGTTATTTTAGGACCTTAGGCAGTAAAATGTTGTTATCTTGATTTATTGTGCCATGTTTACATACTACATTTGTTTCCTCTCAGTTGACTTTGTGCTGTTATAAAGTTGTGGCAATGTCACTGAGATTAATTTGAATTTTCCACCTGAGTGTGTTCATGAAGGACACCAATGCAGAACATAAAAAGGTCATTAGCAAAATTGAATTCAAGAAATGTAAGCAATTTTAAGCAAAAATCTCCTTTCATAAAGAGAGGTGCCACTACTCTGAATAATCCACAGGGATCACTGTGAAATGTTTATAGACTGTTTCTTTGGTAGAAAGTAATATTTCCCCCACTTTGTACTTTCATGACCAAATTTAATAAAATTTCAAATTTTCATGTTTAGAAAACAtctctaaaatgtaataaaaaatcaAGACAATACTAAATAATAAGTATATTTATAATGCAAGACCTCCACCATAATATATGACTTAGAAATATGGAAACATACTGTACCTGCACAAAGGTTGTGAACACACCAGTCCTTCCtgcaaatatttgcaaaaactCACTGGGAATACTTCCTTAAGTATTGACCACCAAGGTATACAGAAATGAAACATGATTTGGTTTCAACCATGCAGGTGACATGGAAATGAAATTTCTCACCTCAGTCTATATCACTTATTACTTTTATCTAACTGCACAGAAAATAACAATGAGCACACGACATCAGGGATACAACtaacaatcattttcattaatattgtattatattttaatattataattagatatataatattatatattataatatttataaaatacagATTATGATCCTAATACTAATCGATTAATTTTCTTCCAATAGAGTGATTAATTGGTGGAGAATCTTAAATATTCACTGACTCATAGCTTAATATAGACATATTTTAAAGAACTGACTTTGTTAAATTGTTCATGGTTGGTTTTTGTTTCTATCTTTTTCAATGAACTCATTTATCCATTTTCTTATCTGAATATTCACTGATTCTGTTGAtgaaattaatttttaaaaactaaaactaaatagcctaataaataagataaatatacaacaaaataaaaatcaaagatCAAATAAGGGgaacattacatacatacatatattctTCTacaaaaaatagtaaaatatgtttttatttgtcgtGTATTGTTTTCTTGCATTTTGATGCTGTTGTAgctattcctttattagtcccatggtggggaaatgtacagtattagcaaagcaaagtggacagtaaagaTAGAAGAGCATTAATAAAAAAGAGTAAAGAACAGCACTCGTAATAGTAACATTATGCACAAGAGTAATATTGATGTTGAGTGATAATATTCCTGGGTTTGACATTGTTACTGCACAGatttaaaatgggaaaaaaaatataGTATATTGCGCAGTTGAACTGCTACAGTGTATAACCGCATCTAACATTGTActcctttttaaatttgatttaaaagaaatatatcgTAAATAATAAATTTGTatacaataaaatgttaaaaataatgaaaaatacatgtaGAATAATTCGTTTTTTATGCGTttcacctttatttatttatttagtgtctCTCAACCAAACTTGACTGTCCATTCGGCCTGTCAATCAACCTCTGCGTCCCACCCCTCAACAGTAGCACGTTTCTGCTGAATCGCCTCCAAACTGCACACTCTGGACAATTTTTACACATCAAGTACGTCTTTTATTTAACAAGTTCTATAATGTAGAGGTATTTCGCGTTATTTACGACCAGGCTGCTTTGTCTTGAAGCGTAAATTCACGTTTAATAGTGAAATAACACCAGGGAATAAGGAGCTGAGAGCAGGTGCATGTCCatgttattaatgttatatCGGTGTTTATGCTGCGGTGTGTTGCTTGTTAAAGCTGTTTTTACGTGATGTAAGTCAACTTTGTCGGCTCTGTAATGCTGACAGCAGATAGATATGGTGTCCGTAAGGTTTGATAACGACACAGTGGCTCCTAACGCTGATATCTTTCCACCTGTCGTCGCCATGCAAATGTTGTAACCTCCTCTGTTTACAGGGGAGATTTTGCTAACTTTTCCTTTAGCTGCTGTGGTTTCGTCATCTTGTGTGTGTCATCTTAACTAAGTCATAAACACCTCTGTGTGGGATTATGTTTTAGTTGCCTCATCAGGGTTTTTAGGAAGCAGGATTTGGCgttgtttgtattattattattacagtaatagatagataaaagaGATACATATAAGACCacatgatttgtttttgtttacttcTCAGTTGCATCAGTTTAAGCATATTTTACAGTCATCTGTTAATTTTGGGGGGGTATTTTTCTTGGCAAGTCAGGGAATTTAGTAAGAGTGATCACATTTCTGAAATACCCCCAAATAATGTCAATCTCTGTATTTCTAATCCTTAATGCAGAATTTTGCTTCCTGACTACattgcccccctcccctcccacacacacaatggccTCCTCCTCATCAGTTGGAGATAATCAACTGCAGAGGATAATCAGAGATCTGCATGGTAATTAAGCTGTCTACACAAACAGTGAACACCATCTCTTACTTACAGTCTCTTTGTAATGTGTGCACAAGTGGAGTAGAAAATATATCTCATCAAAACAACTCTCATGTGACTGTAAATGACTGCTATTACTATATATCCTTTGTCTTGTGTATGTGCACAAGAGCATATGTttggtatttgtgtgtgtgtaagtgttaaTTGCTGTCTTGTTTTAGATGCTGTGTTAGAGTTAAGTAAAGAACACAAGGAGTGTGGTGAACCCATAACTGATGACAGCGGCAACCTGCACAAGTTTTTCTATAAACTAGAATACCTGCTACAGGTATGGCACCTAAATCTACTTATTTACAATTTTGTAAGGAAAATTAAGTGGAGTTTTTGAAAAGACAACActcaaatgtttgcttttttcttgtGAAGTTGTGGCAAGTATTATGTTTTCAAGTGTCTTAATACCTCTAGTACAAGTACAACCCTAATATATGAAACCAGTAAAACATGCTTGTGAGTACACATTGCTCGGTTTCAAAAAGTCTCAAGCTGAAAAGCATTGGTTCCCCAGTGCTTTAGACAAGTGGTTCCCAGGATTACACTAATAGTAATAGGTTTACAGTAATATCAAGTCTGTTTAAAATCAGCTGTAAAGTGCCTgtatgaaaagtgaaaaaagttttccttgctgtaattattcctcctcttcataatGGCTATTAACCTCAATTGTGGCAGGGTCTGGCGTTAGCCAGGCTAGGTGACAGTGTCATttgtacatacatttaaaagttcGTCTGAAGCTGagatgaggcttcagcagtctgaattaGTAATATCAAGTAGTTATAGCATAAATCTCCCACTCACACtttaagtacattatgaagggatgttctaatggccagtatgaacaggaggaatgattatggcaagaaaaacatatttaaatgttcatttgagcCGCAGACTAGGTTTTGGCTGGAGCATAATCCTGAATGTCTTTCATTAATGGACACACTCAGTGATGAAATTACACCATTGGTTGGCCAGCCCAATGTTGGACTTTCCATTGGCCATTGCTCTTTCAAAATGAATCCGTGTGAACAGTTTCTTTTACATCCTTAAGGGGTGTGTACAGCAAAGCCCCTGAGCACAGTCCtgaaataagatttaaaaacacTGGTGACCGACTGAAGTGTCTCACACAGACGTTCCAACACTGACAGGAGCTCTAACCTGCAGATACAAAGAGACACAACAGATCCATTTTACCAGCCAAACAGCAGCTTGCAGCTAGTTAAAATGCCTAGCAGCATTAGCACAACTTTGACGTGCTGTGTGTTGCCCATTAACTGTATAATAATAAGGTATAGCCACAGTGTGTCCGGTTTAACAGCACCATACTGGGCAGGTGACAggtgtgtttacagtgtgtgcTCTGAAAGACGTCACAGTACGGATACGTAGTCACACAGCTGATGGACTCTTAGCATAGCATGCTAATCCTACATAAACAATTGGATGAGGCCATATGTTTACAGACAACCACAGATAGAAACAGACAAAAGAGCAGGAGAAGTTAATAGataattaaattcaaaataGATTatctttcaaatcaaacatcccAAGATATGATATGAAGATATGGTGAAGACGAGTGAAAAGTAGGCCATTGTTTTCTCAACTACattcataatatttattttaagaacAGTCATTACTAGGACTACTACAGACAATTGcagatgaatatttaatatCCAGGAATTCACAGTATAGACATTATACACTACCACTGACTGTCCCTGTAATAAATTGGACACAATTTTGCATATTGACTGTACACAATCCAGCCAGATATTAGGTTttgacctagtcttgttcaaaacagacttgaaaaatgttgAACCCGTCCTTTCAAGCACTTATGATCTCTCATCACAAGTTTCAGGTGTCTATGAGTTGTGAGCAATTCCACCAAAGAGgaatttatttttctctaaACTTTTCTGATAGAAACGTAGCAAATTTCAATGGAAAAGTaccaaatacaagaaaaaaatatgaatctgaGTAGCTGAAGtacttttctgtctctcctgtccAATTAAGCCTTTTGTGACCCTTGGAGGGGTTTCAACCTCCAGTTTAGGCACCACAGCTCTAGACAGCTGAGATTAAAGGGTGAGGGTTCACAGGAAGTAGATTAATTACAAACCAAATTCCTCAAACACAGCAGTTTCAGACAAAGAAACATTGTTGAGGAGGTTGTTCATTAATGCAATAATAagataatgtttgtttttttttagtttgaccagaaagaaaagacaaccTTTCTTGGCCAGAGGAAAGACTACTGGGATTATTTCTGCGAGTGCCTGATTAAGATCAAGGGAGCTAACGATGGCATCCGTTTTGTTAAATCCATCCCTGAGGTAATCCTCctctgtaacacacaaacacacaaacacacacacacacacacacacatagccctCAGTGCATCAGTGTTGCCATGGCATtcaacacatatgcacacatgcacaaatacacagcGACAGTATAACCACGTGACTAATCCTCTGGTCGGTCAGGTAAGACTCAGTTCTGCTAATTTACTTTCTATTTGTACCCACTGTGCTGTGTTTTCCTCATCTTCTGCCCTGGAAATCTACAGTGGTGAGCTCTGTAGAGGAATAACTGTAGTCACATTTATTAGACATTTATATTCCCTGTTTGTACAACATGTAATTTGTAGCTTGTTTACCTCGTCTGTGGGCTTgatgtttatgtttttcatctttgaaaatatgaaacaaatacTCTGGACTTAAAAGTTGTTTACAAATGACATGATTTCTCTTGTTGGAATACATGCCGGTCTCAATAAGAAGTGCTAATAATCTGATCTATACAATAAATATGGGGTGTCTAGACTGTAATGAATTTCCTTTAGTGTCTGTTAGCCCATTGTTCGTTGTAGTTATTACATATTCTGTGAGTTTAATGGTACTATAAGCTTTTATGTATTACCAACATATTTTATACTCTTGTGTATGCCAAATTCTTcagattgcttgttttgtctgacaaaTACTCCAAAATTAAAAGATATCCAGCTTAGTATCAAGTAtgacaaaaaaagcagcaaacttcacatttgagaagctggaaacaaCAAATGTTAATAGTTGCTGATAGTAGTTGATAGTTAATTCGACCCATCATCTCAACTGATGTTTGTATTTCTCTGTTCTTCAGGGATAAGCGTGTTTAATGGTTAGCTGTAGTCTAGCGTGAGAGCTAATTTAAGTCTTGCTTAACATGCATAATAAGACCCCATGTCTAATTTTATGCTAGGTTTATTTGTTAGCAAAACCTATCCGTCGTTTAAAGTTTCTTCAGGGATTTTCATAGGtcagtatgtttttttctttagaaGTTGCATAGTTCAATCAATAACAGCTGATTGCTAATTATTTTTTGGAAACCTTTGGTGCTTTTTGTATAAAAATTTTACTTTAACTCCTGTCCTCTCTTGCTGGTCAGTCACAGACATGACAGGACTCCCCAGCTGGTGTCCTTATGGTAGATCTGTGAGTCTGTTGTCTTACCTAAATCCCTCCATCTGCTAATGTGTCAGATAATTTGGGCTTCCAGACAGATATAGTAGATGACCTGACATTACTCAGTGCTGGGACGGATTTTAACCAAACATAATTTGAATTTGGGGTCATTTAAAACCGGAACTGATTCGATTAGTTGATTTGGGTTTTGGGCAGtttgtcagacaaaacaagccaGTTGAAGATGTCATCTTGGACTATGTTTATtggttttttctattttctgggtttttctttttttttggaaaataatGGGCATATTACTCAAGAATAGCAATAATGTTTAGTTACAGCCCCATTTACATGTCCTGCAACTGTTGTTACATTTAAACAGTTCATTTAGAAAGTGGAAGCTACTCTGTATTAAACAGTCTCAGTCCACGTTGCAGTAAGGTAATGTGTGCTTATGAGTGTGAATGTACACTaaagtctatttttttttgtgtattcagCTAAAAACATCACTGGGGAAAGGAAGGGCTTTCATCCGCTACTCACTCGTCCACCAGCGTCTTGCTGACACACTGCAGCAGTGTCTTATAAATCAGAAGGTCACAAGGTCagaggacacagacacacacatgcatgcatacatttgTATGATTTTAAACATGTTATCTTGAGGTAAACTAGATGTGTCATGTGTTAGGCCTCTGTTACTAACATGCCTTTCTCAGGAAGTGTGACTTGCTGTTCCTGATTCTTGTATTATTTCCGTTTTCAGAGAACACAACCAGCCACATAGCTGACCAtagacacctacacacacttCTTACTTCCTCAGTCTTTCAGACCAAATGtcaatgtcattttatttcaccTTTATTTAGCCAGGGCAGTATTTTATGATCTAAATGACTATTTTGATAGAGTTGACCAGTATGGTATAGTAGATAGAGTGGAAAGGGCtgtttttcatctgtttttcaatagaatagtgtgtgagtgtgtggaggttttttttttttgcgctcACGCATTCTATATGTCAGATTTATAAAGCTATGCGTACGCATAGTTATGTTTTATAGTCACTGAGGAACtgggaaaacaaacacacgcCTCATTTTCACTTCCACAATTAGCCATTATTGGAGGATGACACACCCTGAACCTGCCGTTCTCATATCAGTTCTCTTCCTGCTCCACCAGTCTGTGCACCTGTCAGTTAAACCGATGGGAAAGATGAAGTGCCATTTTATCAACTGTGTTGCACCAGCAAGCGTTTCCAACAGCAAGACCATTACAGTGTACAACTCTTTATACCATCTATGTCatgaattcatcacattgaccTGTAAAGCATTGTCGGTACTATATCTCAGAATTATAATCAATAAATAGTTTGTAGCACTCATATCTAAACCGACTTTACAGGGTTTGTCACAACTaagcataaaataaaaagaatatcaagagcaaaaaataaaagtcagtgtAGCTGGTAATTAGCCTCAATCTCATCtccacctcatcacatgaccctCTGTACGTGCAATAAAAGCTTTGCAAGTAAAAACCCAAGTAGAAGAATTTATCAATGTAATGAATGAGCGcaaaagatggacagactcCAAATGCCGAAAAAATATTACAGTGAAGAGTGTGATTTGCATCACAGCGAAATAAACTATAGAGCAAAATATGAAACCATAGGCATTTTTCTCTGTTCATGTGATGTTTAACATCATGTCACACAGCCCTTATTTTCACCACAGTCTGTGAGGGAAGTCATGTATGCATGCTTTTTTGTGCATACGCATTGTTTATGCATCCTGAATCTTCAACAGTCTCAACTGTGTGTTATTAGCAATTTTTCATGCTTACTTGCGTctcatatttaattttattgttgtgacattttaaattctTATATCTAAACTAAACATcaataacacaatataaaaatcgtatgaacaatattttgtgtcaaatacaaactgtttgtgtttgtgtgattaatgtgtttatgttttttcgTTTATATTCCTCCTTATTCAGTGACTGGTATTATGCCCGAAGCCCCTTCCTCAAGTCTCACCTCACTGCTGACATAATAAACCATCTTTATGAGCTCAACCAGATCCAATTTGATGTTGCAGCCAGAGGTTACGACCTTGATGCTGACTGGCCAAACTTTGCAAGGTAAAAAATGCTGACAATTCTCTTCACATTTTTCCAATCAGCAGTTGAAGATTTCCTTAATTTTGCTCAAGAAAACATAAACTTTAGTCTGGTGTTGCAATCATTGTTGGTGTCGAGTTGGTGAAAACAGAcaattaaataagaaataaaatatttaattcttCCACCTTGGGGTTGGAAATCATTTGTAAATTGATCGGAGACACCTAAACCAATTGGTATTAACACACAACTTTGGAGCAGCTAATATAAAATTGTGGTGAAGCAGTATTGGGTACTTCACAGCCTAAGTAACACTTAATTATCTGATCACTCTGAACATtcacagctctttttttttccttgagtgtgtgtgtctgtgtgtcaagTGTGTGAAGAGAGCACGTTATCCTCATGTCAGCACCTTTGTCAAACCCTTCACTTACTTGTCATCAATTTGCAGTCACTCTACAGGCAGTAGACAATTTAAGTATAATTTGTAGTGTTTcattataatgattattatgTCAATTTTACACTACAGTGCAGTGCAACAACACAAACTATGGCTTTAAAAGTTACTCAACATGTTttcataaacaaaaaatatatattctatataaTTCACAAGTGTAGTGCTTTTTGAAGGGCTGTTGTACGTTATATATGAGTGGTATAATCTTCTGATGTAATCTATGGTGACATGAGCTGAACATGTTGTGCAGTTGTAAAATCATGCAAGCATATTTaacaaatgtgaagatttgacaAAATGATATAGATAACTAACAAATGAATTACTATTTAGTGAAAAATAAGTTTTATTTCTAACAGTGTGTTTGAAATGGATTTGTCATTAAGTTAACAATTCCTCTCAACATGCActtggaccccaggaagagtagctgttgcctgggtaacagctaatgttGATCCAAATAAACGAAACTAAATTTGTAAATGTCACACAGTAACCTTACATACTTGCACAACATAACCAAAACATTACATACAGAGACATTACATCATGTCTTGGATAtttcttaaaagaaaaaactgagagTTACATATTCCTTTCAAGTGAACTTAGGGGACCTTTAAACTAAAGTGTTGCCATagagcatatatatatatatatatatatatatatatgtataatatgctGTCTTCTGTAAATTCAAGTCCCTTTTTTGTATAATGATATATGTGAATTTTTTTCCCATCACTTAGATGACATGCAGCTGTCCCTGAATGCTTGTCCTACTTGGAGTGCTATTTTTCTTGGTTTATATGACAGTAACATTTTGTGTCTTATCATGTCAAAGGCGAACAATAGGTGGTGCCTCATCAGCTTTCCTGTGGAGGGCTCCCAGTCGCTGCTCCAGCATCAACAGCTTGGTTAGCAGCTATTCGCACTCACAGGTATACACTTGTACTaatataaagtaaaagtatttgcCTAAGTGCAACTAAAGTTTAAAGCACCTAACCAGAACTCTCTTTTCTGTCTATTGTCCAGGCACAGGAGTTTCTCCCAATCCCAGACTTGAGTCACAGTCTCCTCGGTGATCTGGGAGAACTGGGGGAGCCCTCTGCGTGCAGCATTGCAGACAATCTCCGTGTTGAGCTCGACCAGTCAGAACTGAGACAGCAAGAGCTTTTGGTACGAGTTGAGGAGTTAGGGAAGGAGTCTGCTCAGCTGAAAGATGTAGTGAAAGACCTTCAAGGCCAGCTATCAGCAGCTCAGAAGACCTCTGGCCAATCTCTATCTTCAGAGCCCAAAACTAACACAGATATAACTAACCAGGACGGAGCCAGTAATCATCAAACTTGTAGGGAAGCAATAAACAGTGAACTTAAAGACAGACTCACAGCCGCTGAGAACAAAAATATGGAACTTTTGTCTAAATTGGACGAGGCTCTAAAAGAAAAGGGCCAGCAAACAGCTAGCTACTGTGATTCAGCCTGGAAAATCCAGGATCTCCTGGATAAACTCAAGactgcagaggaggagaggttgGAGGCCAAGAGAGAGGCTGAGGACAGGGCCAGGCATTCTGAGCGTCTGTCTCAGGAACTAAAACTCAGGGAACAAGAGCTGAGAAGCTGTGAGGAGAAGCTGGCTGAAGTAAAAGCCGGGGCCCATGATGAGCAGGAGGAGGCCCTCAAACGGTTGGAGGAGCTCCAAGGTGCAGTTGGTCGAATTCAGGGGGCACTGAcattgaaagagaaagagacaggaaacttGAGAGCCCAGCTTCAGGATCTGCAAGCCTCACTGGAGTGCAGAGAACGACAAGCAGATGATCTAAGGAAAAGACTGCAGGAAGAGAGGCAGGAGGTCGAGCAAAGGTGTAGCACAAGTAGCAGCCAGAGTGAAACGCTAGAGAGCCAGCTCCTGGATTTAAGAAAAACTctcaaaaacagagagaaagagctcTCTGTTGGCTCAGAGAGAATCAAGCATTTAGAGGAGCAGTTGGAAAAGCTTAATGTTGAGAAGGAAAGTCTGATCTCAAGGCTTTCTGATAATGAAGTAAATTCCTGCGATCAAGCAGAGAACCTTGAGGACTACAAAACCCAATGCAGCAATCTCATGGAAATAAACACTAAGTTACTCCAAACAATTAAGAAGAGTGAGGAGAGCACTACAGAGCTGGCTGCGAACAGGGCAGCCTTGTTAGACCAGCTAGCTGCCTTGAGGGCCTCTGAGACCCACTTAAAGGGGAGGGTTGAAACTGCCAAGCTGTGTgttgaagacagagagaagaagctTTTAGATGAAAACCTGCAATTGGAGGAGATTGTGCAGAAGACACTCGTCCAGAAGGAAGCGTTAGATGCTCAGTTGAAGAGGTTTGAGCATGAAAATGAGGAGCTTCTTGAGGTTCAGTCCTCATTGAAAAAACAGTTAGCCAAAACTCAAGAGGAACTTGACTCGCTTACTGCCAAAGCTTCAAGGTTGGAGAAAAACCTCACAGCATCCCAAAGAAGCCAAGCAGACTTACTTGAAAAACTCCAGGAAACTGAGTCTAAACTCAGAGACCAGACTGTTAAATGTGGTCTTCTGCAGGTGAGAGCCGAGGAGCTGGAGAGCAGGAATGGGGAAGTGCACGATGAAAAAGGAGCTGCGGAGAGCAATGAAAAAATGCAGAAGCTTCACGATCAGCATCAGACATCCTCAGTGGAAACCAAAGAGGCCCCTTTTAGATTGGTGATAGCTGAAGCCCAACTGGAACTCAACCTGCGGGAGGTGCACCGGCTCCGGGAAGAGGTGGTGGAGCTCAGGGCTCAGCTGCTGGCAGGGACTGAGGAGAGGATGAAAGCTCAGGCCCTTCAGGAAGTGACAGACTCCTCCAGAGAAGACCTCCGTGTCTTAGCAGAACAACTTAAGGTCCAGGTAGAGGAGCTAAATCGCCGACATGTTGAGGAGATTCTACATTCCCGGGAGCGAGAGGAGGCTCTTGTTCGTGAGCGAGACGGTGAAGCTCAGGCTCGGGCAGGTCTGGCTACAGAGGTGACATCCACCAGAGAGGAGCTGAATAAGCTTAAGCTGCGTTATGAAGCCTTATGTATGGAGAACAGTGAATCCAGAGAAGCACTGCATAGAGCCAACACAGAAACAGCTGAacttggtgtgcatgtgtgtatgttaacTGCTGAGAACGAAGAGGCTCGTCTTCGCTGGGAAGGCCTGTCAACAAAGCTGCATGAGCTGGAGAAGGAGGCAGCTCAGGAGTCAGAGAGATTGAATACCTGTGTGGTGGAGTTGCATCAAGAGAACCAGCAGCTCCTCAGTAAGCTCAATAAGGAAGAAGGTTTGTTTGCAACCAAGCAGGAGCTGCAGGAAGAGCTGAACAAGGCCCAGCAGGAGGCTGAAGCTGTGCAGGAGACGAGCCAGGAGGAGATTCATGCACTCCGGTTCCAAATCAGCAGCCAAGCCATGAGCCATGGCAGCCAACTTGAGGTCAGCCACAAACAGATTAGCTAAAGAACATGCAGTATGCTTCAAAGCGTTTACATGCACTCAAGGAACCGGGTTACTGTCGGCTTTCTGCTGTGAGCTGATGTCTTAAACATCACAAACAGTTTCTGTAACTGAGTTAGAGGATTAGAGAAGCCTAATTTCCCTAGCTAGATTTCTCCTGGAGAGTGCCAATTTCTCTGCCAGATATAGAAAGACATCACAGTGACAGGATGAAAGGGAAGATCTTAATATGTAGCAATACATTCTGGTATTTAATGCAAttataaaacagaaactaaCAGAAAGTAGCCTCTAGAAATCTAAATAAGTTGGTTTCCACCACTGAATATGTCACTGTTCAGACACATTTGCACTGTATACAGGGATTTATAACGATGTTACTACAGTGCATGTTAACACATTTTCCAATTACCTGCATGACCTGGTTACTTAAGTGCATGTAAATGTACTGCTGGATTGTTTTATGTTAGGTATTATCTGCTATGATACTGTAGATGTTCATTAACAAACTACT is a genomic window containing:
- the LOC128369130 gene encoding FYVE and coiled-coil domain-containing protein 1-like isoform X3 produces the protein MASSSSVGDNQLQRIIRDLHDAVLELSKEHKECGEPITDDSGNLHKFFYKLEYLLQFDQKEKTTFLGQRKDYWDYFCECLIKIKGANDGIRFVKSIPELKTSLGKGRAFIRYSLVHQRLADTLQQCLINQKVTSDWYYARSPFLKSHLTADIINHLYELNQIQFDVAARGYDLDADWPNFARRTIGGASSAFLWRAPSRCSSINSLVSSYSHSQAQEFLPIPDLSHSLLGDLGELGEPSACSIADNLRVELDQSELRQQELLVRVEELGKESAQLKDVVKDLQGQLSAAQKTSGQSLSSEPKTNTDITNQDGASNHQTCREAINSELKDRLTAAENKNMELLSKLDEALKEKGQQTASYCDSAWKIQDLLDKLKTAEEERLEAKREAEDRARHSERLSQELKLREQELRSCEEKLAEVKAGAHDEQEEALKRLEELQGAVGRIQGALTLKEKETGNLRAQLQDLQASLECRERQADDLRKRLQEERQEVEQRCSTSSSQSETLESQLLDLRKTLKNREKELSVGSERIKHLEEQLEKLNVEKESLISRLSDNEVNSCDQAENLEDYKTQCSNLMEINTKLLQTIKKSEESTTELAANRAALLDQLAALRASETHLKGRVETAKLCVEDREKKLLDENLQLEEIVQKTLVQKEALDAQLKRFEHENEELLEVQSSLKKQLAKTQEELDSLTAKASRLEKNLTASQRSQADLLEKLQETESKLRDQTVKCGLLQVRAEELESRNGEVHDEKGAAESNEKMQKLHDQHQTSSVETKEAPFRLVIAEAQLELNLREVHRLREEVVELRAQLLAGTEERMKAQALQEVTDSSREDLRVLAEQLKVQVEELNRRHVEEILHSREREEALVRERDGEAQARAGLATEVTSTREELNKLKLRYEALCMENSESREALHRANTETAELGVHVCMLTAENEEARLRWEGLSTKLHELEKEAAQESERLNTCVVELHQENQQLLSKLNKEEGLFATKQELQEELNKAQQEAEAVQETSQEEIHALRFQISSQAMSHGSQLESVNRELQEVRLQLATEQEKVVDLENKLKQLEAENQRHCQQIEEKNIQMAQCENLIQQKEDEIIHLKGNLSRSQEDLARTQRACQELTENLRRITQDKQNFDFKTAAELDDLYRTKINLEERLVELIREKDALWQKTDALEFEQKLRDEETERDVNYCLDCHSQFSWWIRKYNCSNTVSTQQGSRERCCRDCYNQHSAVVERHPQENLTANTLGTPFSHLLQAGRAAMSVSGADEGDKLEDGVFDIITEEEVSGVYDSDSLSFSTACSPGHGQQGAAQLKSSASAGDIASEDTEDLSAAVQDAEICLLKSGELTLRTGFTVDDISGFGDSSRELFIKSSCYSTIPITMSSPGSTVTWTFTSEPKSISFSVVYRESTETPLEQAKVLIPLTRCNSHKETIQGEMKVRNPGEYTLIFDNSFSRFISKKVLYHLSLDKPVVYDGSDLL